The genomic DNA CCAACCCATATTGTTGGCTGCTCTAAGCTTAGCTCACGTTTCATTCGATTTTTCGCCTTGGACGATATCATGTTTCCTCCCGTTCCTTCAGTCCTTGGTTAAACCATTTACATCCAAATAGTACAATGGAGCTCCTAAGACATAGGCATCAGCTTTATCCACAATCTCATTCAGTTCTCTAGGTGTCTTATGACCTTCAGACCATTGAGGAATATCATAGTCTATTAAATATATGATCTCTAAAGGATGAAGCTTCCAAGTCTTGATAACCAATGTGTGTTAGGCTCCAAATTATTATGCAATGAACGTTGTAGGCTTCTGAACTCGTCTAACCTGCTTCATAAACCCTTTATACCATGTTTCCATGTCAGGCAAGATGCTCGGTCCAATCTTTTCCATGGCTTTCTGAAAATTAGCAAGCGTAACCTCTTTTGATTTAACATCTCTACGCAACGCGTGCATAGCAGCCTCACGGCAAAGCGCATCAATATCCGCACCAGAATAACCCTTCGAAGTATTAGCCATATATTCAATGTTCACATCTTTAGCCAGAGGCATGTTTTTCGTGTATAATTTGAAAATCTCCAGCCTTGCTTTTTCATCAGGCTCAGGAACATAAATCAAACGATCAAACCTACCAGGTCTAAGAACAGCAGGATCAACTATGTCTGGGCGATTGGTCGCAGCAATAATCACCACATCTTCCAGCGTCATGATTCCATCCATCTCGGTTAGAAGTTGACTAATCACCCGTTCACTAACACCGCTGTCTGCGTAGCCCATTCCACGTCTATGTATCTCGCGCACTGGAAGAAACATCAAAAACTTATGAGGAGATGAGAATGACCGTTGAAAAGCTTTGTAAAATCGCGTCTTCTTCAAGGTTCGAAGAGGAAATCCATATCGCTCCCTTATAAAGCAAAAAAAATCCTGAAGAGAGGTTCTGTTCTATTATTGAGTGCTGTGTTGCAAAATGAGGTTTCTAGCTTCTAGCTTACCTCTACGAGA from Candidatus Bathyarchaeia archaeon includes the following:
- a CDS encoding AAA family ATPase, encoding MREIHRRGMGYADSGVSERVISQLLTEMDGIMTLEDVVIIAATNRPDIVDPAVLRPGRFDRLIYVPEPDEKARLEIFKLYTKNMPLAKDVNIEYMANTSKGYSGADIDALCREAAMHALRRDVKSKEVTLANFQKAMEKIGPSILPDMETWYKGFMKQVRRVQKPTTFIA